In one window of Flavobacterium ginsengisoli DNA:
- a CDS encoding DMT family transporter, whose amino-acid sequence MNWIILIIAGLFEVAFASCLGKAKATTGTEMYYWYIGFFISLTVSMLLLMKATETLPLGTAYAVWTGIGAVGTVLVGIFVFKEPAAFWRLFFLATLVGSIVGLKAVSH is encoded by the coding sequence ATGAACTGGATTATTTTAATCATCGCGGGTCTATTTGAAGTAGCCTTCGCATCATGTCTTGGAAAAGCAAAAGCAACTACTGGAACTGAAATGTATTATTGGTATATTGGTTTCTTTATTTCATTAACTGTAAGTATGCTTTTATTAATGAAAGCTACAGAAACCCTTCCGCTGGGAACCGCTTATGCTGTATGGACAGGAATTGGAGCTGTTGGAACGGTTCTAGTGGGTATCTTTGTTTTTAAAGAACCTGCGGCGTTCTGGAGATTGTTTTTCTTGGCTACTTTAGTTGGTTCTATTGTTGGTTTAAAGGCAGTTTCTCACTAA
- a CDS encoding GNAT family N-acetyltransferase, whose amino-acid sequence MTFSHSIKSFDELTNHEMYNMLRLRSDVFVVEQNCPYLDLDNKDQKGFHLLYYVDNELAGVTRLLPKGISYDEVSIGRVVIAKSHRGLGLGAKLMEASIAGCEEKFGKGPIRISAQYHLSKFYQSLGFAEQGEVYDEDGIPHIGMLRA is encoded by the coding sequence ATGACATTCAGCCATTCCATTAAATCTTTTGACGAGTTAACCAATCACGAAATGTACAACATGCTTCGGTTAAGAAGTGACGTTTTTGTAGTCGAACAAAACTGCCCTTATCTCGATTTAGATAATAAAGACCAGAAAGGTTTTCATTTATTGTATTATGTCGATAACGAATTGGCAGGTGTGACGCGCTTACTTCCAAAAGGAATATCGTATGATGAAGTTTCAATTGGAAGAGTTGTAATTGCCAAATCGCATCGCGGATTAGGTTTAGGAGCAAAACTAATGGAAGCTTCGATTGCGGGTTGCGAAGAGAAATTCGGAAAAGGTCCAATTAGAATTAGTGCGCAATACCATTTATCCAAATTTTATCAATCTTTAGGATTTGCAGAACAAGGAGAAGTGTATGATGAAGACGGAATTCCGCATATCGGAATGCTAAGAGCTTAA
- a CDS encoding DMT family transporter, translating into MERRQLLLFLLILGTAFWGVSYSVTKMAIGHYSLNVFLFYRFLLAVVVLSIIFWKYVKDINREAIKTGFLLAVPMFLGIQLQTVGLKYTDASQCSFIAGLTVIIIPLLKLAIYKTNASLKIWIAALTALTGLFIIAIQDKFTINFGDLFTIAGAFAFAVYLIAVEKHSATKNLLYSIVPMFAFCALFTFFIAITDSTSEWLPQNNTFWMGVIYCALFSTAFMYTVSNISQRYLSAERVAVIYLFEPVFGAIGAFFILGENLSWRLLLGGTLIFSATIISEVNFKSERLKLLIRKN; encoded by the coding sequence ATGGAAAGAAGACAGCTTTTATTGTTTTTATTAATTCTTGGCACTGCCTTTTGGGGAGTATCTTACTCTGTTACCAAAATGGCAATTGGCCACTATTCGCTAAACGTATTTTTATTCTATCGTTTCCTGCTGGCTGTTGTGGTATTGAGTATTATTTTTTGGAAATATGTCAAAGATATTAATCGAGAAGCTATTAAAACAGGTTTTTTGCTTGCTGTGCCGATGTTTTTAGGCATTCAGCTTCAAACTGTTGGACTTAAATATACAGATGCTTCTCAATGCTCTTTTATTGCTGGATTAACCGTTATTATTATTCCGTTATTAAAACTGGCAATTTATAAAACCAACGCTTCACTAAAAATCTGGATTGCCGCTTTGACGGCTTTAACTGGGTTATTTATTATTGCCATTCAGGATAAGTTCACCATAAACTTTGGAGACTTATTTACCATTGCGGGAGCCTTTGCTTTTGCAGTTTATTTAATTGCTGTTGAAAAACATTCGGCCACCAAAAATCTTTTGTATTCTATTGTGCCAATGTTTGCGTTTTGTGCGCTTTTTACTTTTTTTATAGCGATAACAGACAGTACATCAGAATGGTTGCCTCAAAATAATACGTTTTGGATGGGCGTAATTTACTGTGCTTTGTTTTCTACCGCTTTTATGTATACGGTTTCAAACATTTCTCAACGCTATTTATCGGCAGAACGTGTAGCAGTAATTTATTTGTTTGAGCCTGTTTTTGGTGCAATTGGAGCTTTTTTTATTTTGGGAGAAAACCTTTCATGGCGTTTACTTTTGGGCGGAACTTTGATTTTTTCTGCCACTATTATTTCTGAAGTCAATTTTAAAAGTGAAAGATTAAAGCTGTTGATTAGAAAAAACTAA
- a CDS encoding GNAT family N-acetyltransferase → MNTLKITKATAEDALKLQSIGRQTFSETFADVNSEENMKKYLDESFATAKLTAELNNLSSYFYLAVLNEKIVGYLKLNTTDAQTEKEDLNALEIERIYVAKEFHGKKVAQALYAQAEEIAQEIKATYMWLGVWEKNFRAVSFYTKNGFVQFDTHIFRLGNDEQTDLMMKKVLI, encoded by the coding sequence ATGAATACGCTAAAAATAACCAAAGCCACAGCTGAAGATGCTTTAAAATTGCAATCCATTGGCAGGCAAACCTTTTCTGAAACCTTCGCCGATGTCAACAGCGAAGAAAACATGAAAAAATATCTGGACGAAAGCTTCGCTACAGCAAAACTGACAGCAGAATTAAACAATCTTTCATCGTATTTCTATTTAGCTGTTTTAAATGAAAAAATAGTCGGTTACTTAAAATTGAATACAACTGATGCACAAACCGAAAAAGAAGATTTAAACGCCTTAGAAATAGAACGTATTTATGTAGCAAAGGAATTCCACGGCAAAAAAGTCGCGCAGGCACTATACGCTCAAGCAGAAGAAATTGCCCAAGAAATAAAAGCTACTTACATGTGGTTGGGTGTTTGGGAAAAGAATTTTAGAGCAGTAAGTTTCTACACTAAAAACGGTTTCGTACAATTTGACACCCATATTTTTAGATTAGGCAACGACGAGCAAACCGATTTAATGATGAAAAAAGTATTGATTTAA
- a CDS encoding efflux RND transporter permease subunit, which yields MIELFIRRKILSLIISVMIVLLGLLALFQLPITQFPDIVPPSVTVTAKYTGANAEVSANAVALPLERAINGVPGMTYMSTVTSNDGLTLIQVFFEVGTDPDLAAVNVQNRVTTILDELPEEVIRAGVTTEKEVNSMLMYLNITSTDKTQDEQFIFNFTDINILQELKRIDGVGRAEIMGQKEYSMRVWLDPEKMLSYNISANEVINSLQKQNISAAPGKVGEGSGQMNNQLQYVIKYGGKFFEPKQYEEIPLRANSDGTILRLKDISKIEFGAMSYGMVSKTDGKPSASIMLKQRPGSNASEVIASVKEKMTELKGSSFPPGMEFNIAYDVSRFLDASIHEVLRTLVEAFLLVAFVVFLFLQDWRSTLIPVLAVPVALIGSFTFMSMMGFSINLLTLFALVLSIGIVVDNAIVVVEAVHVKISEEHMSPMEATISAMKEITGAVIAITIVMAAVFIPVAFLSGPVGVFYRQFSLTMAISIVISGINALTLTPALCAIMLKAHDPNKEKKSLLDRFFHRFNHWFDNITSKYIKVLVKFADRSTVTIGLLVLFCILTWGTTKFLASGFIPTEDQGMVYVSVTTPQGATVERTEKALDEVTKIAQGIKGVDNVTTLAGYSIVTEIAGASYGMGMINLKDWSERDISVTQFMAELTEKTKNITDAQIEIFAPPTVPGFGNTSGFELRLLDKSGGSITNTDKVTKEFIKELNASPEIQNSFSSFDATFPQYLIHIDYDLVAKKGISVDNAMSTLQTMLGSFYATNFIRFSQMYKVMVQASPQFRQNPESILDMYLKNEAGEMVPFSTFIKLERVYGPEVLTRYNMYMSAMINGEPAEGYSSGDAIAAVEKIAAEKLPSRFELEWSGMTREEILSGNQTIYIFALCILFVYLLLAAQYESLLLPFPVLLSLPVGVFGSYIALVMVGLDNNIYAQVALVMLIGLLAKNAILIVEFAMAQNKLGRDIVEAAIEGARLRFRPILMTSFAFISGLIPLCIASGAGAIGNRSIGTAAAGGMLIGTVFGLLIIPGLYILFAKLEKRMSKSNN from the coding sequence ATGATAGAGTTATTTATCAGGAGGAAAATATTGTCATTAATCATCTCGGTTATGATAGTCCTTCTGGGATTGCTGGCGTTGTTTCAGCTTCCTATTACCCAATTTCCAGACATTGTACCACCGTCTGTAACCGTTACAGCAAAATATACAGGAGCAAACGCAGAGGTTTCGGCCAATGCAGTCGCCCTTCCGTTAGAAAGAGCCATCAATGGTGTGCCCGGAATGACGTATATGTCAACCGTAACTTCTAATGATGGTTTGACTTTAATTCAGGTTTTCTTTGAAGTAGGAACCGATCCCGATCTGGCTGCGGTAAACGTGCAGAACAGGGTTACCACAATTTTGGATGAACTTCCAGAAGAGGTAATTCGTGCCGGAGTTACAACCGAAAAAGAGGTAAACAGTATGTTGATGTACTTGAACATTACAAGTACCGACAAAACTCAAGATGAGCAGTTTATCTTCAACTTCACCGATATTAACATTCTTCAGGAATTAAAACGTATTGATGGTGTTGGACGTGCCGAAATCATGGGGCAGAAAGAATATTCGATGCGTGTCTGGCTAGATCCAGAAAAGATGCTTTCGTATAATATTTCGGCAAATGAAGTTATCAATTCACTTCAAAAACAAAACATTTCTGCCGCGCCAGGTAAAGTGGGTGAAGGTTCAGGACAAATGAACAATCAATTACAATACGTAATTAAATACGGAGGAAAATTCTTCGAGCCAAAACAATATGAAGAAATTCCGTTAAGAGCCAATTCAGACGGAACTATTTTAAGATTAAAAGACATTTCGAAAATCGAATTTGGTGCCATGAGTTACGGAATGGTTTCTAAAACCGATGGAAAACCTTCTGCATCAATCATGCTAAAACAGCGTCCGGGTTCTAATGCGTCTGAAGTTATTGCCAGCGTAAAAGAAAAAATGACCGAATTAAAAGGTTCTTCTTTTCCTCCTGGAATGGAATTCAACATTGCTTATGACGTATCTCGCTTCCTTGATGCTTCTATCCATGAGGTATTGAGAACTTTGGTTGAAGCCTTTCTTTTAGTGGCTTTTGTGGTTTTCCTTTTCCTTCAAGATTGGAGATCGACTTTAATTCCAGTATTGGCAGTTCCTGTTGCCCTTATTGGTTCGTTTACCTTTATGTCGATGATGGGATTCTCAATTAACTTATTAACGCTTTTCGCATTAGTACTTTCTATCGGAATCGTGGTCGATAATGCCATTGTCGTCGTCGAAGCCGTTCACGTAAAAATTTCCGAAGAACATATGTCGCCAATGGAAGCTACCATTAGCGCCATGAAAGAAATTACAGGTGCCGTTATTGCAATTACGATTGTAATGGCCGCCGTATTTATTCCCGTTGCATTCTTGAGCGGTCCAGTCGGGGTTTTCTACAGGCAGTTCTCATTGACAATGGCAATAAGTATCGTAATTTCTGGTATTAACGCACTTACCCTTACTCCTGCCCTTTGTGCTATTATGCTAAAAGCGCATGATCCTAACAAAGAGAAAAAATCGCTTTTAGATCGTTTCTTCCACAGATTCAACCATTGGTTTGATAATATTACTTCAAAATACATCAAAGTATTAGTAAAATTTGCTGATCGCAGCACTGTAACCATTGGACTATTAGTATTGTTTTGCATATTAACATGGGGAACAACCAAGTTTTTAGCGTCAGGATTTATCCCGACAGAAGATCAGGGAATGGTTTACGTAAGTGTTACAACGCCACAAGGAGCAACAGTAGAACGTACTGAAAAAGCTTTAGACGAAGTAACTAAAATTGCTCAAGGAATTAAAGGTGTCGACAACGTAACGACTCTTGCGGGATACAGTATTGTAACTGAAATTGCAGGAGCTTCATACGGAATGGGAATGATCAATTTGAAAGACTGGAGCGAACGTGATATTTCGGTTACCCAATTTATGGCGGAACTTACAGAAAAAACCAAAAACATTACCGACGCACAAATCGAAATTTTTGCACCGCCAACCGTTCCTGGTTTTGGTAACACGAGTGGTTTTGAGCTTCGTTTGCTGGATAAATCTGGAGGAAGTATTACCAATACGGATAAAGTAACCAAAGAATTTATTAAAGAACTAAATGCTTCGCCAGAAATTCAGAACTCTTTCTCGAGTTTTGATGCCACTTTTCCGCAGTATTTAATTCATATTGATTATGATCTTGTCGCCAAAAAAGGAATTTCTGTAGACAATGCTATGTCGACTTTGCAAACCATGTTAGGTTCATTTTATGCAACCAACTTTATCCGTTTCTCTCAAATGTATAAAGTAATGGTTCAGGCGAGTCCGCAGTTCCGTCAAAATCCAGAAAGTATTTTGGATATGTATTTGAAGAATGAAGCAGGCGAAATGGTTCCGTTTTCAACTTTCATCAAATTAGAAAGAGTTTACGGCCCTGAGGTCTTAACACGTTATAATATGTACATGTCAGCCATGATTAACGGTGAACCAGCGGAAGGTTACAGCTCTGGAGATGCCATTGCCGCTGTTGAAAAAATTGCGGCAGAAAAATTGCCAAGCCGTTTCGAATTGGAATGGTCTGGTATGACACGTGAAGAGATTTTATCAGGAAATCAAACCATATACATTTTTGCGCTTTGTATACTTTTTGTATACTTATTATTGGCCGCGCAATACGAAAGTTTATTGCTTCCGTTCCCAGTATTATTAAGTCTTCCCGTAGGAGTTTTCGGTTCTTACATCGCACTTGTAATGGTTGGACTGGACAATAACATCTATGCCCAAGTAGCACTCGTCATGCTGATTGGTCTGCTCGCCAAGAACGCCATTCTGATTGTAGAGTTTGCGATGGCACAAAATAAGCTCGGACGAGATATTGTCGAAGCGGCAATTGAAGGAGCTAGACTTCGTTTCCGTCCAATTTTGATGACCTCATTTGCTTTTATTTCAGGATTGATTCCGCTGTGTATCGCTTCTGGTGCGGGTGCAATTGGTAACCGTTCGATTGGTACAGCAGCTGCGGGAGGAATGTTAATCGGAACTGTATTTGGTCTTTTAATTATTCCGGGACTTTATATCCTGTTTGCGAAATTGGAAAAACGAATGAGTAAGTCAAACAATTAA
- a CDS encoding TolC family protein translates to MKEILNQYKNADVQFLRTTKSAVVITGILLLTACSAPKVSTKLDAAKLPENFDAQRKEASNETFIPLKTETFFKDPKLEALLKKAIAKNPDYLIMQERILIANSHLKVAKLALLPSLDFVADASGTHYGKYTMDGVGNFDTNFSQNISEKQRINEDVTPNLFLGAKVSWEADIWGKLSNRKKARQQRFFASQQGMRLLQTRLLSDVADLYFKLIALDKQKSIYDNNLKTQERALDIVSAQRSVGKATELAVQQFNAQNNNIHAEASELHLSIDQTEKALLTLLGEYGGKIDRSSDFLAGHLEVLNQKISVDSIIHKRPDVSEAYFELLASNADAKSARAAFFPTVNLGGYAGFNSFSFNTLFDAGSFAWQLLGGLTAPVFNKGQIKQEFYVSNRRQEISFLQYQNAVTTAFNELSALLHRNEAYEDVLKYKLNEIDHLEIAVNVSNDLYLSGYANYLEIINAQKNKLQAELDFVDIQLRNANSQVLLYKALGGGIN, encoded by the coding sequence ATGAAAGAGATATTAAATCAATATAAAAATGCTGATGTGCAGTTTCTAAGGACAACCAAAAGTGCCGTTGTAATAACCGGAATTTTACTTTTGACAGCTTGCTCTGCGCCAAAAGTCAGCACTAAACTAGACGCTGCAAAGCTTCCAGAAAATTTTGATGCACAAAGAAAAGAAGCATCAAACGAGACTTTTATTCCATTAAAAACAGAAACCTTTTTTAAAGACCCGAAATTAGAAGCTTTATTAAAGAAAGCCATTGCCAAGAATCCTGATTATTTAATCATGCAGGAAAGAATCCTGATTGCCAATTCGCATTTAAAAGTGGCAAAACTGGCACTTCTTCCCTCTTTAGATTTTGTTGCCGATGCTTCTGGAACACATTACGGAAAATATACAATGGATGGAGTTGGTAACTTTGATACTAACTTTTCTCAGAATATTAGCGAAAAACAAAGAATCAACGAAGATGTAACTCCGAACCTATTTTTAGGTGCGAAAGTTTCCTGGGAAGCTGATATCTGGGGAAAACTTAGCAATCGTAAAAAAGCGAGACAACAGCGATTTTTTGCTTCTCAGCAAGGAATGCGATTGTTGCAAACACGCCTTTTAAGCGATGTTGCTGACTTATATTTTAAGCTGATTGCATTAGACAAACAAAAGTCGATTTATGATAACAACTTGAAAACACAGGAAAGAGCTCTTGATATTGTATCGGCACAAAGATCTGTCGGAAAAGCTACAGAATTGGCTGTACAGCAATTTAATGCGCAAAACAATAACATTCATGCAGAAGCTTCAGAATTGCATTTAAGCATTGATCAGACAGAGAAAGCTTTATTGACTCTTTTGGGGGAATATGGCGGAAAAATTGACCGAAGCAGTGACTTTCTAGCTGGTCATTTAGAAGTTTTAAACCAAAAAATAAGCGTAGATTCTATCATTCATAAAAGACCTGACGTATCTGAGGCTTACTTTGAATTGCTTGCTAGCAATGCTGATGCTAAATCGGCTCGCGCTGCCTTTTTCCCAACGGTAAATCTGGGCGGTTATGCAGGTTTCAACTCGTTTTCATTCAACACTCTTTTTGACGCTGGTTCTTTTGCTTGGCAGTTATTGGGAGGTTTGACAGCTCCCGTTTTCAATAAAGGACAGATCAAACAGGAATTTTATGTTTCGAACAGAAGACAGGAAATCTCATTCCTTCAATATCAAAACGCAGTGACGACAGCGTTCAATGAATTAAGTGCTTTGCTGCATCGAAACGAAGCTTATGAAGATGTTTTAAAATATAAATTGAACGAAATTGATCATCTCGAAATTGCCGTAAATGTCTCAAACGATTTGTATTTGAGCGGTTATGCCAATTATCTGGAAATCATAAACGCACAAAAAAATAAATTGCAGGCCGAATTGGATTTTGTAGATATCCAACTTCGAAATGCAAACTCACAAGTATTGCTGTACAAAGCTTTAGGCGGAGGAATAAATTAG
- a CDS encoding LysR family transcriptional regulator, with product MDLQQIKYFLALSRELHFWNTAGKMNITQSALSRQIQSLENQLGVQLFERNKRNVKLTAAGQFLKEKWEVELSKLEFIHQSARQIQLGESGTITISHPDSISASLMPEILSRISEAFPKLKIKLVQVLYENQQDFLRNYKIDLAITRDINNSKDIQSQKIYTDHLAVVVPEDHPYQTPEDFTKETLASQKFILPTNDEGSSYSDLIQRLFNSLDNAPEAYLQSEFGSSIIALVRKGLGIAILPDSYVFHEIPGIRFIKLPLETDLYVNWRTEDHNPVLANVLKLIIP from the coding sequence ATGGATTTACAGCAGATTAAATATTTTTTGGCTCTTTCGCGAGAACTTCATTTCTGGAACACCGCCGGAAAGATGAATATTACACAATCGGCACTTAGCCGTCAAATTCAGTCTCTTGAGAATCAACTTGGCGTTCAGTTGTTTGAGCGCAATAAACGCAACGTTAAACTTACTGCTGCTGGCCAATTCTTAAAAGAAAAATGGGAGGTTGAATTGAGTAAACTAGAGTTTATTCATCAATCTGCCCGCCAGATTCAGCTAGGCGAGAGCGGTACGATTACCATTTCTCATCCCGATTCTATTTCGGCTTCTCTTATGCCCGAAATTTTGTCGCGTATTTCAGAAGCTTTTCCAAAACTAAAAATCAAACTGGTTCAGGTGCTGTACGAGAATCAGCAGGATTTTCTGCGAAATTATAAAATAGATCTGGCGATTACCAGAGATATTAATAATTCAAAAGATATTCAATCTCAAAAAATCTACACCGATCACTTAGCAGTTGTTGTTCCAGAAGATCATCCATATCAAACGCCAGAGGATTTTACTAAAGAAACCCTTGCGTCTCAAAAGTTTATTTTGCCAACCAATGACGAAGGCAGCAGTTATAGCGACCTTATTCAGAGATTATTCAATTCTTTGGATAACGCGCCAGAAGCCTATCTTCAGTCTGAATTTGGTTCTTCGATAATTGCTTTGGTTCGAAAAGGCCTTGGAATCGCGATTTTACCCGATTCGTATGTCTTTCATGAAATCCCTGGAATCCGATTTATAAAATTGCCTCTAGAAACTGATCTTTATGTCAATTGGAGAACCGAAGATCATAATCCGGTACTGGCCAATGTTTTGAAATTGATTATTCCGTAA
- a CDS encoding Crp/Fnr family transcriptional regulator, with amino-acid sequence MDISKILDYIHELPEQSKLALQNNVTEIAFAKGHILLKANKVESNIYFIKKGLVRAYVERDNEVTFWFGKEGETIISMKSYVEDQPGYETIELLEDCELYELKTENLRKLFNEDVHIANWGRKFAEKELIKTEERLISKQFKNASERYLELMKDHPELLQRVQLGHIASYLGITQVSLSRIRAEIK; translated from the coding sequence ATGGATATTTCCAAAATTCTCGATTACATACACGAACTTCCTGAGCAATCTAAGCTCGCTTTGCAAAACAATGTCACCGAAATTGCTTTTGCTAAAGGGCATATTTTGCTAAAAGCCAATAAAGTAGAATCTAATATTTATTTTATAAAGAAAGGATTGGTGCGAGCTTATGTAGAAAGAGATAATGAAGTCACTTTTTGGTTTGGAAAAGAAGGTGAAACCATTATTTCGATGAAAAGTTATGTGGAAGATCAGCCTGGTTATGAAACCATCGAACTTTTGGAAGACTGCGAATTGTACGAACTCAAAACAGAAAATCTAAGAAAACTCTTTAATGAAGATGTTCACATCGCCAATTGGGGACGAAAATTTGCAGAAAAAGAACTAATCAAAACCGAAGAACGTTTGATCTCTAAACAATTCAAAAATGCATCTGAACGTTATTTGGAATTAATGAAAGATCATCCCGAACTCTTGCAAAGGGTTCAACTAGGACATATTGCTTCCTATTTAGGAATTACACAAGTCAGTTTAAGCAGAATACGTGCAGAAATAAAATAA
- a CDS encoding efflux RND transporter periplasmic adaptor subunit — translation MIEQTIAIKTPLKGTFPTEKHPNPFLFSVSIFIEYKIQIQTPDILISREHIYLFKNLNLMMSIYKNPFLLCTLALFVLVSCGDKSKKDSNNIKTFPVYKVTLKDTIVSSKFVADVHAKNNVEIHVRIPGLLDKVYVSEGQKVKKGQILFKISDVELQIQLLKAEAVYKSAKADLRIATVELEQAQTLFNKKVIADKELELSKAKNDAASAKLAHAAAERKAINQQISFTTIRAPFDGTVDRIPFKEGSLVENGSLLTTVSQLDDVYAYFSIPENTYFQMMEDKALNTQGDIRLVLPNGQVYDQKGELRTADGDIDRQTGSIQYKAKFHNPQGFIKHGTSGKLIISEPKTNAILIPQKAVFSIQDKQYVFRVNKDGVVKMTNVTIETTLDDVYILNDGLKSDDLIVQEGTQSLRDGDKINMKQM, via the coding sequence GTGATTGAGCAGACTATTGCTATAAAAACACCTCTAAAAGGTACTTTTCCAACAGAGAAGCATCCGAATCCATTTTTATTTTCTGTTTCGATTTTTATCGAATACAAAATCCAAATTCAGACTCCCGATATTTTAATATCAAGGGAGCACATCTATTTATTCAAAAATTTAAACCTAATGATGAGCATTTATAAAAATCCATTTCTTTTATGCACCTTGGCTTTATTCGTTTTAGTCTCGTGCGGAGATAAATCTAAAAAAGATTCTAACAACATAAAAACGTTTCCTGTTTATAAGGTTACTTTAAAAGACACTATAGTTTCGAGCAAATTTGTTGCCGATGTACATGCTAAAAACAATGTAGAAATTCACGTTCGTATTCCAGGTTTATTAGACAAAGTTTACGTTAGCGAAGGACAAAAAGTAAAAAAAGGGCAAATTCTTTTTAAAATAAGCGATGTTGAACTTCAGATTCAACTTCTAAAAGCCGAAGCCGTTTACAAAAGCGCAAAAGCCGATTTAAGAATTGCAACTGTAGAACTGGAACAGGCGCAAACCCTTTTCAATAAAAAAGTAATTGCAGATAAAGAATTAGAATTATCTAAAGCAAAAAATGATGCCGCTTCTGCAAAATTGGCTCATGCTGCTGCAGAAAGAAAAGCAATCAACCAACAGATTAGCTTTACCACAATCCGCGCACCATTTGACGGAACAGTTGACCGTATTCCGTTTAAGGAAGGAAGTTTAGTAGAAAATGGTTCATTACTTACAACTGTTTCTCAATTAGACGATGTTTATGCTTACTTCTCAATTCCTGAGAATACCTATTTCCAAATGATGGAAGACAAAGCTTTAAACACGCAAGGCGATATTAGATTGGTGTTGCCAAACGGACAAGTTTACGATCAAAAAGGAGAATTAAGAACTGCTGATGGAGATATCGACAGACAAACAGGTTCTATTCAATACAAAGCAAAATTTCACAATCCGCAAGGATTTATCAAGCACGGAACTTCTGGCAAACTGATTATTTCGGAGCCAAAAACCAATGCAATTTTAATTCCGCAGAAAGCTGTTTTTTCTATTCAGGACAAACAATACGTTTTCCGCGTGAACAAAGATGGAGTAGTTAAAATGACGAATGTTACTATTGAAACGACTCTAGATGATGTGTATATCTTAAATGATGGTCTAAAAAGCGATGACCTGATTGTACAGGAAGGTACACAATCATTGAGAGACGGCGATAAAATCAACATGAAACAAATGTAG